Within the Scytonema millei VB511283 genome, the region CCTGCCAAAGTTTGCGCGAAACCACCACCAATTAGAGCGATAATCTCTGATTGACTGCGGGAAGGGCTACTTGTCAGTTCCAAATTTTCAAATAATTGGCTAGCTGGTCCTTTAGCAATTGCCCGCACGCGAACGGTATTTACGGAACCGATATCTGTAGATAAAGTATTGTCGGAAACTTCGCTACTAATATTAGTAGAAGGAACTTGCGATCGCGTCACTTCTGGTACTGAGGCAATTAGCCGGACGTTCAGCGTCGGATCTAAGGCTTGTTTTGGTGTAAAGGTTGCTTTCTGTTCGTAACCCCGTTCTAACTCAAACTGAGTTGTAAACAAATTCACGCTGCCACGTTCTAACTCGATCGTTCCTTGAGGGCGCAGATCGCCCAGCATACCATTTACCACCAGAGTTCCAGCCGCTTGAAAGTCCAGAATCGGTGGTAACGTTACAGAAACATTATTTCCTAAAGTCAAACGCAGATCGCTCAACTCCACAGGTGCTTCAGTAGCTCCCCCAGCTCCCCCAGCTCCCTCAGCTTCCCTAGCTCCCTCAGCTTTCTTCTGCCCCTGCGCCCCAGGCGTAACCGGAGCATTGCTAGTCGGCAGAAAAACCTGACCGTCCGCCAGCAGAACTTGACCCCCGATTGTGGGGTTAAGTGCGGAACCAGTTACGGTGACTTTGCCATCAACGCCTCCTTGATACAAATTGGGTAAATTCAACCTCAGTCGATCTAAAGAGACGGTGAGGGGATTAGCAGCATCTGGGTCGTTCGCAGCCAGATTCTCAAAAATCGGAATCACGCCTTGGGCAACCACCTGACCCCTGGAAAAATCGCCTTGAATTCCCTTGACGAGAATGCGATCTTCGTTAAATAACACCGTACTATTGACATTTGTCAATGGATCTGCTATAGCCGCAGCAGTAATAGTGGCATTTTTGACTTGAGCAATTCCCTTCGCTTCTGGCTGCTTGAGAGTACCGCGTACTTGCAGTTGAACTTGCCCTTCACCGCTTTTCCATGCCACTTGGTCGGTCAAAACATTGAGTAAGGCTAATCCTTGATTTTGGACGTTGACATCTAAACGAATCTGGTCGCTATCCGGTTTAACCGAAGCGAAAGGTAATTGTAAGGGAATACTACCAGTCGCCGTTAATGGGTCGGGTCCAGCAATCAGAATGTTGCTACCGAAACCGAGACGGGCATTAGCATAGCTGAAACTAGCCGCAGCTGATTCTACGGGGTTTTGATTGATCGTGCCTTCACTGAGTTGAAATTCTCCGACTGCTAAGGGGTTCTCGGTACTACCAGCAATGGTTGCCGTACCATCTACATTACCTGTCACGGCGATCGGTAATTCGACAAAATCATTGAGTAGGCTTAACGGAAAGCCCCTGACTCGTAACTGACCTGATTGCTGTTCGCTGCTAAAACGACCAGTCAAAGCTACAGTGGTGTTTTCGTCCAATCTCACCCGCGCGGGGAGTAAGGTTAGCACTCCGTCATTAAAGTTACCAGTAGCAACGAGGCGATCGGCAGTATATTTGCCCCACTGCCACTTATCTCCTCTTAAATTGAAATCAGCGGCAATGCCCTGTTGGGGAGAACCACTAGCAGTAATTTCGCCACCAAAAGTCCCTTGAAGTTCAGCTAGAGCTGGAACTGGAAAAGCATCCTCACGTTGCTGGCGCTGCTGTTGGAGTAAAACTAAAACTTCCGAATAACGACGTAGTTGAGTTAATAGCGATCTATTTGGTGCGCCGACTTGTAAAATTCCTAAATCTTTTGCTGTAGCGTAATCGGGAGGCTGAAAACCGCGTTGCAGGTCTTCAAAGTCATAAATTTGCAGGGCGCTGAGGATATCTTGAATGTTGCCTTGGGCGATATTCGCTTTAGCTTGAAATTGAGGACCTTGAGGAGTTTGGTTGAAGCTACCTGCTAAAGCATAGCGACTTTGACCTTTGACAAATTCACCATTAGTCAGCGTCCCGTCACCGTTCCCGTAACGAAATTGTGCCGCTAAGCGATCGCCCTGCAATCTACCTATACCAGGTTGAGTTACAGCCACATCTCCTTGAGCGGTTAGACGGTCGGGATTGACTGTCAAATCGGCTGATAAAATGCCACTGACTGGACCCGTGAGGTAGGGGTTAGCTGGTGCAGACAAATTCAGCACCCGTAAAGGAAAATTTTCGACATTAACTAATAAATTCTCGCCCTGACTTTTCCCAGTGGCGATCGCCTCATCCAATCTCACCGTAAAATTATTCGGGCGAAAGTCGGGGTCGAGACTAACAGCAACGCGATCGTTTTGATTCCCAACTAAATCTAAATTTAATCCCCTACCCGGTTGCAGCCGTAAATCTCCCGCTAATAGCGGATCGAAAGCTACATTATTGACGGCAAAGTTTTGTAGTCGCACGTTGCCTACAACATTCGGTACTGGTAAATTGCCCGTAACCTGTCCGACAAAACTGACTCTACCCGCCACGCTACTATTAGGTGGCAACTGTACGGGAGCGTTTTTGAGATCGTAGTCCCGCGCTTTGACGTTAAAATTTAACCCCCTTATCGAGGCAACATTTTGCGGGTCAACACTAACTCTGCCGTTCGCTTGAATATTTCTAGATCTGAGTTGGGGAATATTTAAAGTGTTGCCATTCCAATTTAAGGAAGCAGTCAGAGGTTGTCCGATTAACTCTTCCGACAAGCGAACTCGCCCCGCTGCTGTAATTCCTGCCGGACTGAATTCGCTGATAGTTCCGGCTAAGTTGGCATCACCCGTGAGTAAACCTCGTAATTGTGGATTAAATCGATTGAGCTGGATTCCATTTGTATTAACAGCCACCTGCCAGCGACCGTTATTGAGTTGAATATCCCTAGCATTAATCGTACCTCCGGCAACATTTAACCTCCCCGTGCCGCTACCCC harbors:
- a CDS encoding translocation/assembly module TamB domain-containing protein codes for the protein MSNFTEPETEDSHQSPRPNRLKNILFSRTTVVIGVPILVGVAAGAWWINRFIYEQLSPLVEKNLSQTLKRPIKVGRVERFGLTGLRLGATSVPATATDPDTASIEAVEVNYNPLSVLLTRTLPLDVTLVNPKAYVQQDTQGRWVNTDIATGGEAGGPIQIALNRIGWRNAQAVLVSNVQQLTRSTPRNTVTLNQVNGEATFRENYNLINFNLAGKPQTGGELKLDGDFRADSGRASININTQEFLASDLTRLIELPLVIQGGRVNSDFKAELTPVKLLGLYGTADLNKVTAQVNQLPQAFNNSQGRLQFKGTEIYLDNVSSSYGKIPAVAKGSLDIEKGFNLSAYVDAVSAAAAISSLKLQVPVPVDGVFRSQVKLTGPVEAAILTGDVVNIKPVRLDRLNISRVSTNFTLDTGAGTLNFPNISATPAAGGKVTGDGTLKLALKPEQTAGLNFKFIANNIPGDAIAKAYGVTNQAAKVGIVTAQAQVTGTPEKPRTVVNWQAPQATYPGKGQLVIYNANNLFLRDTIFRVAGGDVSAAGELVNQRWKAAIKASGVRLGQLTQVPPSLQNPVNGTFNLAGTLDPAKPQQLTATGAGQLTGIGGGTINVPSIQVAAGRWQTQLQATGLQLERLAPVPPQYAGSLNGRLNLSGSTTAFTPATLRGSGTGRLNVAGGTINARDIQLNNGRWQVAVNTNGIQLNRFNPQLRGLLTGDANLAGTISEFSPAGITAAGRVRLSEELIGQPLTASLNWNGNTLNIPQLRSRNIQANGRVSVDPQNVASIRGLNFNVKARDYDLKNAPVQLPPNSSVAGRVSFVGQVTGNLPVPNVVGNVRLQNFAVNNVAFDPLLAGDLRLQPGRGLNLDLVGNQNDRVAVSLDPDFRPNNFTVRLDEAIATGKSQGENLLVNVENFPLRVLNLSAPANPYLTGPVSGILSADLTVNPDRLTAQGDVAVTQPGIGRLQGDRLAAQFRYGNGDGTLTNGEFVKGQSRYALAGSFNQTPQGPQFQAKANIAQGNIQDILSALQIYDFEDLQRGFQPPDYATAKDLGILQVGAPNRSLLTQLRRYSEVLVLLQQQRQQREDAFPVPALAELQGTFGGEITASGSPQQGIAADFNLRGDKWQWGKYTADRLVATGNFNDGVLTLLPARVRLDENTTVALTGRFSSEQQSGQLRVRGFPLSLLNDFVELPIAVTGNVDGTATIAGSTENPLAVGEFQLSEGTINQNPVESAAASFSYANARLGFGSNILIAGPDPLTATGSIPLQLPFASVKPDSDQIRLDVNVQNQGLALLNVLTDQVAWKSGEGQVQLQVRGTLKQPEAKGIAQVKNATITAAAIADPLTNVNSTVLFNEDRILVKGIQGDFSRGQVVAQGVIPIFENLAANDPDAANPLTVSLDRLRLNLPNLYQGGVDGKVTVTGSALNPTIGGQVLLADGQVFLPTSNAPVTPGAQGQKKAEGAREAEGAGGAGGATEAPVELSDLRLTLGNNVSVTLPPILDFQAAGTLVVNGMLGDLRPQGTIELERGSVNLFTTQFELERGYEQKATFTPKQALDPTLNVRLIASVPEVTRSQVPSTNISSEVSDNTLSTDIGSVNTVRVRAIAKGPASQLFENLELTSSPSRSQSEIIALIGGGFAQTLAGQGGGDTATGLVNLAGTAILGNFQNTFTDIGNTLGLSELRLFPTSISNEERSRSSTLGLAAEAGVDITRNAYVSVLTFLTAQQPAQFGLSYRLNDNTRVRAATDFADDTQAVVEYEVQF